From the Octopus sinensis linkage group LG3, ASM634580v1, whole genome shotgun sequence genome, the window tacacaggcacccttgccaaccccctttgcttgtgaaacatgttggggcaagcgaaatcgaaatcgaattgaaccagccaggatccctggtctggtggtacgtaaaacactatccgactcgtggccgatccagcaccgcctcgactggcttccgtgccggtggcacataaaatacaccaatctgaccgtggccgttgccagccccgcctggcacctgtgcaggtgcacgtaaaaagcacccactacactcacggagtggttggcgttaggaagggcatccagctgtagaaacattgccaaattagactggagcctgtgcagcttctggcttcccagaaccccggtcgaaccgtccaacccatgctagcatggagaacggacgttaaacgacgatgatgatgatgatgatgatgatgatactaattcAATGAGCAGTTAGTACAATTAATTGAACTACTCATTGTTCAAATCAATTAAGATCCATTACTTCTAATGTAGTAACCACCAATTATGTGAGAGtgcatggattagtggttagggtgttgcactcactatcatgggattgtggtttcaatttctggactgggtagtgtgtgtattcttgagcaaaatactccattTCACTTTGTTCAATCATTTTGTCACTTGATGTAAGATACACAGTATGCctgttgatttgatttgatttgatggaaggagcTGAGCTTATGTACATCACATACATTTAATCAccatgtggcactttgggtaggtgtcttccactatagccccgagccgaccggagctttgtgattgaattcggtaggtggaagttactgccatgtgtgtatgtgtgcgtatagctgctcagtgcctctccgaaagagagagagggaaccaATTCATTTGTGTAAGTTGTTCTGCAATtaattgcttaaccatcttcgaCGGTGAGAGACTATCATACTTACACGCATACTGTATCCATCTATTAAGTTTACATGTTGTAATAGATAATAGACAGCTAGCCATTTATCTTTTGACATCGTATACAGTCATTTTGATAACGATCTGCATCTGCCAGAGACTGTCTTTGGTTTCATTGCAAAACCTGTCATTTTCATAGAGTTTGTATTTACATCCAAGACATCCATCAAAATTTTGGTCAGGCATTTTGTTATGGTTCCAAGACCAGTTTCCTcatgaaattatttattattttcaaaattaattaaaatgtattgGCAGTGTATTTTGTAGGAAATAAGGATTAAAATTGGAAAGACATTAGTTTgtgataattcaaaataataatgatgacaaaaatTAAAGTAACCATCTTTGATGGtataaaagacacacatatatggagttagacctatattacattttttagtATTCAAAAAAATTCTCTTTTTTCCTGAACATGTCCTGCTGAAATTGATGCATCTAATAAACCCCAGGTGTctgtttatgccatcaaatatggtaatatTTAAAACTCTGTGTATCATATTAAATGAATACAGACTTTTAGAAGGCTTGAAGCTGTGAAAGCCCCAAAAAAAGACGAAATACATCTGTTGttcaattctatatttctgaggTGAGGAATTTATATTATGTGCCCTATTTACACCAATCTTCTTCAGATGTCTCATGTTGAACTCGATTGTTGTATTGGAATTTCGAACCTGACAACCGAGTTcaacacaagacacctgaagatggCTGGAGTGTACAACAGCCAAAACATAGTTAAAGCAACAATCAAAATGAGGACACCAGTCCAGCCGATATAAACAGTACACATAACATCTGTTGTTCTTGTGAATCACTGCAATGATGATGTCCATGTTGTTCTGATTTATAATGTTTTTAACACAAGTCTAAGAAGAGATTTTGTCTCACATAATTTCGCAGCTTCATGCCTTCTAACAGCATGTGTACATTTAGTCAGTACCCtgtcaccaccatctccatcttCCTTCCAGTTACTCTCACCCTCCCTCTGCATAATGCAGGGTAGCTATGTATCTCCTTTATAGCAAGACACTTGTGCTtgttcctctatcatactttagccttcaGTGCCCATCATTAAACCACCTCTCTCAGACATACTCCAACTCATTGACaaggatttgttttcttttctcctttctttgtcatgcaaattacttggtgacctcactgatgctggtgccacataaaaagcacccagtacactctctaaagtggttggtattaagaagggcatcaagctatagaaaccatgccaaatctgacATTGAGGCCTCACGCAGCTCTGCATCTCATCagaccctgtcaaaccatccaattcatccataccagcatggaaaatggacattaactgtctagcattcagattactctatcaaatgtaatgcttatttattcacatcctgTTCAGTGAATTATGCATCACCTCATAGAttcaagatttcaataatataattgtttatttttaaaataacattgtagggtaggtgtgaaagggttaaatgatgattgtagtgattttaattatatttgtcgttattttctttttcttcatttggtttgattctcttttttttatctctttcattGCAGAATGATTTCAGTAACAAGAAGCAGGATTAAAGACGGTGAAATATGGAGAGTGACAagtgttattttcctttattgGATTGTATCTTTGTCTCTTATCTTTGTGAACAAGCACATTTTGAGCGGCAGCTTCGGGAACTATGACATGTCAATATTTGTAGCCTGGTATCAATGCTGCACGGCTTCTATCATGATTTTCCTGGCTGGACTCGTGTTCAACTTCATGAAATGGTCTTTCCAGATTCCTACAGTTCACCCAAGGACGCTTTTGGAACAGGATATTTTGATTCTGTCCTATACCTTCGTCGGGGGTTTAACTTTAAACAATTTGATGCTTAAGCACATTAGTGTAGCATTTTACCAAGTGGCTCGCTCATTCACATTAGTCTTTACTGTTATGCTGTCAGTTTACATACTTTGTAAACCATTTACACGTAAAGTTCTTCTCTGTTGTTTCTTGGTGATTGGTGGGTTCTCACTGAGTGTGAAAGAAGAAGATGTTTCAGGTACCTTATCATTATGGGGTATCCTCTATGGAATTGTTGCTAGTTTTTTTGTTGCACTTTGTGGAATCTATctaaaaaagggagagaaaatagttATGGGAGACACTTTAAAATTGACTTATTGCAATAGCATCAATGGAGCCATTATCTTCATTCCTTTAATATATAGCTCAGGGCAGTTATCTATGGTGCTTAATTCACCGACATTTTACGACCCATGGTTTTGGATATTTCTTACCTGTTCAGGACTGTTAAGTTTAGGCATTGGCTGGGCCAGTGCTCTTCAAATCAAATATACTTCCCCAGTGACCCATCACATAAGTATAAATGCAAAGTCAGTAGTTCAGACTATTATGGCTGTGTTGTACTTTCAGGAACAGAAATCTTTTCTGTGGTGGTGTGGAAACCTCCTTGTTGTTTCGGGTATAATGGTTTACGCCTATGAAAAGATCTATTCTAACGAAAACGAGAAAGTCAGATCACCTTTACCACCAATTAGTTCAGGAAGTAGCCACAATAACGAAGACAAAAATGAACCATCGACTCCTCGAATGTTCTatccttaaaataaattaatttgaagTTTTATTACCTGTTTGATCAAATGGAGACTACCATATATTGCTTTCTTTTACAGCTATTTCATCAATGACAATTcttccttatatttaaaaaaaagaaaaaaaagactgcATAAAAACCCTGTGTCATCTTTCCTGTTTCATTCTTTcatgaaatatgtatttttttttctatttttctttgttgAATTCACCTCCTTTTTCCCCCACCAAATTGTATTCCACACACGTTTTTAATGAacgggtttgtgtatgtgtgtgcatgtccatacatacatacatacatacacataggcgtacacacacacagtaggtgAGAGCTAGATATGCTCTATATAGAAAATATGTAGCATTGCTCAAAAGGATTTAGACTGAAACTTTGAATTCTTCATCCTGGGCAAGGCATGTGCCATCAAGAATGACTATAAGAAAAATCCAGATGAAGCTGATATGAAACAGTTaaacttgaaagaaatatattttcatggagTACAAAAACATACAGAATGAAAGTACACTATGAGATTATGATAATTATGTAACTCTGGGCtttctgaaacagctgttgagttaTGAAATTACATATTTTCTTAGTCTGTgcttttattctgtattttcttgTGCTCCATGTTAATCTATTTATATCAAACCCAACTGTGCTTATCTCCATTATtatctctatacatataatatatgcatatatatgtatatatatgcatgtatatgtgcatatgtatatatgtatgtgtatatatatttgtatatatatatgtatgtatgtatgtatatgtatatacataatagaacAACCAGGATAAACAGAActcaatacatgcatatgtatatatatgtgtgtgtgtgttattttcaaATGGCAGAAAGTTAGAAAACTTAACTGGTGAGTTGAAAGTTTTGTGCATGACATTTACCGAGTGATGAGTTTATACAACGACATGTTGGCTCTTGAGTCCCTTTGTCACTTCTGccaattcacacgcacacacacatatataacatatacatgttgtgtgtgtgtgtgtggatgtatgtgtatatgtatgtatgtgtgtttgtgtgtgtatatatatgcatgtgtatgtatgtatgtatgtatgtgcatatatgtatatatgtgtgtgtatgtacatacatgtatgtatatgtgggtgtgtgtgtacatacatgtatgtatgtatgtatatacatgtatgtatgtgtgtgtatgtacatgtatgtatatatgtgtgtatgtacatgtatgtatatatgtgtgtatgtacatgtatgtatatatgtgtgtatgtatatacatgtatgtatgtgtgtgtatgtacatacatgtatacacccatAATCATGCACACAATTTATTTTTTAGGGagatattttgtgtttttatttttactgcaatatttggatttttaaaaatagaatttagtTTAGTTAAAAGGTAAACCAAAGAATTAGCTACTTCACAGACaatcaatattaatttataatccTTGCTAGTCTCATGATTTTTACAAAATATGCCGTGAAGCATTTTTAGTACACCACTTCTAGTTCTCATGTTTTACATTGGTTTTAAATTCAGCCATCGTAAGTTAATAATTTAGCTTTTATGAAAACAATCTTCAGACCTTTGACtattaagaaaaagaatatcTTGTGTAATATTTCCCaaagtttctatttctttttcttaagcTTGTTTGAAATACACTACAAAGGCTGTGTTTGAATCGGTCGTTTCAGTACGTACTGATGCTAGTTTTAGTTAACTTACTTCAGATTTCTACTGTTATCACATACCTATCAACTAGCTCTTTGCTGTTTGTATAATTTCTCGAGAAACTATTTTCTGGGTTCTTTaacaacaaacagcaacaacagtggttTACTGTTTGCACGTTTCCACTGATTTCACAGCTCTCTGCTAAAACTCAGCAAGTACAATTAACTCTGCTAATAATAGACAAGTGTTTATTTTTGGAATGTTCTAATGATATTCGCAGCCAAGGCACTATCTACTATAAGACTTTTATTATCTACAATTACACATTATTGTGACTGTCAGAGTGCAACTTGTTATACGGATGCAGCATACGAGAAGGCTGTTGTCTGACGTCTTACTCTTGCCATCATGGACAAAGATATTTGCTATGGAGTGGACTTGAGGAGGAAGCAGGCAAGAATAGATATTCCAGCCGGGTGGAACACTTTGTTCATAGCACTTGTTCTTTTCACTCCAAATCAAAAACACAACAGTGTTAGTCTTTGTATGAATGATTTATCATCACAGATGTACTTTTGTCAGAcaaatacttcttttattatttagaaGAAACATTCACCGATTGTTAGTATTATCTAAAAACAAACTCTAGTTAAAGTACTTTCACAAATTCTTATACTTATCTAAATATTGTAATTGAtttcagttttttgttttttgttatgtgtatattcatttcGTGGGGGGAAAATTAGTCgtaagcagtttttttttattactgaaaaaacaaaattttttccatATTAAATTTTTGTAACTTATTAACTTTACCACCCAACATTAGTATCACAATAGTTTCCCTTTATCTTACTTATTCCTCCAACTGTGTTGAGGTCTTGCAAGCAGTACctgtacatgcatttataaaaacagtgtaacaacaAACATGCCGTACTTCAGCAGTTAAAACCTTAATATTTGAAATCTCAGTGGCATGAACACTATGCAAAAGGAAATCTGGTGAACCTGAGTCTGTCTGCAAGACAAGTCTGTGATATTGAGTCCTGGCTAAAGCCATTTCATTTCACATAGTCTGGTAATGCTTTTGAGAAAGGCATCAAATTCACATACTCTCATTGCTCtcaattttttgtcttttgtgcCTAATTAAGAAATCTCTACATTTGAACTTCCATATACAAGTTGTATTTAAACACATCcttacttcatacacacacacacacacacacacagtcagtgTTTGACAACTAACTATATCGTCCTATTCTTTGCTCTGACTAGtgattattttaactaattaactaCTAATTATGGAGGGACAACGATTTGTAATATTCTTATCAAAAGTAAATACACTAAgacctttttatctttttttttatttttattttatttttttttaataaactattTCACAGTGGGAAATTGCTTTGGATGCAATATCTCTTCttcttccccacccccaccctcatttattttttatttttaaaatttatttttcttttttttttttctatctcttactAACAATGGGAAATGTACTTCTGGTAAAGAAATTCCTAACTTTTGCATCTCCATTGGTTTGTATGGAACTAGACagctaatttatttaattttttgttttaattatctaTTATGTTTTGCTCAGTCTTGTTTCATCAAATCTATACAAGATCAACTAATTAATTGCCAGAAGACTTGAGGGTATTGTAtagtttttgttgattttctttaACAATTGAAATGCTTGTTATTATGTGctgatttcttttgtttatttttatttaaaaagatttggatgattaaaaaaaaactgtaaaatcaaaaagaactttgttaaactttgaaaaaaaaaaaagattcctctGTAGTTGTTTGATAAAATGTTTGACTAAACTATTTTGTCAGACATTTTTCATTGCTCAACCTTTATTTGCTtctacatttctctttttttccccaaaaaacgTTTGTTGTTTTatctaattaaaaaagaaatctattttatatgaatttttatttatttatgtatgtcttttcTCTTAAAACTGTGTGAATGATTTCTATTTATTCTTACCTTGTATCTTGAGAGTTCACCTAGACACCACCACATCAGCTTTTGATCTCTTTCCAGCTTCATCTTGGTCACTCCCATCCTCTCTTTTAAACTGTAAGTAACCATGTAGCTTCTCTACAGCAAGGGAACCTGTTATCCTTGAGCTCCTTCTATCATACAGCAGCCCTTCATCTCTTAGCATGAAGCCAACTTCTCGCGTTTCATAGTCTTGTGAGTtccatggcaacctcactagtgctggggGCATAATAAAAAGCACTCACAACATATAgtaaaatagttggcattaggaagggtattcagtcatagaaaccatgctgaaacagacGCTGGAGTGAGCAACTGATGCTGGACTGGTTGGTGACAGGTTGTATGATTGCCAGCGAGGTGACTTTCCAATGTTTGGTTGAGTAGGAGTGTGACACAAGCAAGGAAGCCATGAGCATGAGTACAGGTGAAGCCAATTGAGTGCAGATCTCAGAGGTAGCAGcatatattctttcctactctaggcacaagacctaaaatttgggggagggtgcagttgattagatcaacccagtatgcaactggtacttaatttatcaaccccgaaaggatgaaaggcaaagtcgacctcagcagaatttgaactcagaatgtaaagacaaacaaaataccactaagcatttcgcccggcatgctaacgtgtctgccagctcgtcaccttagaTAGCAGCATATATTGAACAGACCTTGGAGACCTGCTGCAGTCCTTGAGCCTATTtcatcctgtcaaactgtccaacccatgccagcatagaacatggacattaaatgatgatgttgatgaaactTTGTTACTATATACTTCCTTTCTATCATGAATGGCAATCTTAGGTCCTATTTCTAGGATGGCATGGAAGAAGCCAAGTTATTCAATTAtcagtttgtaatatatatatgtctggcaaAGAgatactgatacaataagtactggggttgatttgttggaGTAAACCTTTtgaggtggtgttccagcatggctgcaatccaatgactgacacaagtaaaaaataaaagataactttacatcatcatcatcattgtttaacatctacattccatgctggcatggtttggacagtttgactgaggactggcaagccaggaggctgcatcaagcttcaatctgatctggcaaggtttctacagctagatgcccttcctaacgccaaccactc encodes:
- the LOC115209792 gene encoding GDP-fucose transporter 1-like isoform X1, encoding MHFGLPFFITTIHFVFWQFMNRPFLSLSQKPLKLLFQFCKMISVTRSRIKDGEIWRVTSVIFLYWIVSLSLIFVNKHILSGSFGNYDMSIFVAWYQCCTASIMIFLAGLVFNFMKWSFQIPTVHPRTLLEQDILILSYTFVGGLTLNNLMLKHISVAFYQVARSFTLVFTVMLSVYILCKPFTRKVLLCCFLVIGGFSLSVKEEDVSGTLSLWGILYGIVASFFVALCGIYLKKGEKIVMGDTLKLTYCNSINGAIIFIPLIYSSGQLSMVLNSPTFYDPWFWIFLTCSGLLSLGIGWASALQIKYTSPVTHHISINAKSVVQTIMAVLYFQEQKSFLWWCGNLLVVSGIMVYAYEKIYSNENEKVRSPLPPISSGSSHNNEDKNEPSTPRMFYP
- the LOC115209792 gene encoding GDP-fucose transporter 1-like isoform X2; its protein translation is MISVTRSRIKDGEIWRVTSVIFLYWIVSLSLIFVNKHILSGSFGNYDMSIFVAWYQCCTASIMIFLAGLVFNFMKWSFQIPTVHPRTLLEQDILILSYTFVGGLTLNNLMLKHISVAFYQVARSFTLVFTVMLSVYILCKPFTRKVLLCCFLVIGGFSLSVKEEDVSGTLSLWGILYGIVASFFVALCGIYLKKGEKIVMGDTLKLTYCNSINGAIIFIPLIYSSGQLSMVLNSPTFYDPWFWIFLTCSGLLSLGIGWASALQIKYTSPVTHHISINAKSVVQTIMAVLYFQEQKSFLWWCGNLLVVSGIMVYAYEKIYSNENEKVRSPLPPISSGSSHNNEDKNEPSTPRMFYP